In a single window of the Streptomyces sp. NBC_00353 genome:
- a CDS encoding LLM class flavin-dependent oxidoreductase, producing MTNRSAPHGDGHPITLGLDTFGDVTNDAQGRPLTHAETIRNLVEEGVLADQVGLDHFAIGEHHTDWMPLSAADVVLAAIASRTSRIRLGSGVTVISSDDPVRVYQRYATLDAVSNGRAEVILGRGSSTESFPLFGYELSDYDRLFEEKVSLFAELLKEKPVSWSGTTRPSLDGLSVFPHSESGAIPTWLGVGGSPESVVRTARHGFSLMLAIIGGPTARFAPFADLFREALDKLGQPARPVGVHSPGHVAATDEQAVDEFWPYYENTMRMVARQRGFRAPTFEHFRHDVGPDGALYVGSPETVARKIATTLRTLGASRFDLKYGMNGLPHKELMTTIELFGTQVAPLVRDMMTS from the coding sequence ATGACCAACCGTTCCGCGCCCCATGGGGACGGGCATCCGATCACCCTTGGATTGGACACCTTCGGCGACGTGACCAACGACGCCCAAGGTCGGCCGCTCACGCATGCCGAGACGATCCGGAACCTGGTGGAGGAGGGAGTACTGGCCGACCAGGTCGGCCTCGACCACTTCGCCATCGGGGAGCATCACACCGACTGGATGCCGCTCTCGGCGGCCGACGTGGTCCTCGCCGCGATCGCCTCACGCACCTCGCGCATCCGCCTCGGATCGGGCGTCACCGTCATCAGCTCCGACGACCCCGTCCGCGTCTACCAGCGATACGCCACGCTGGACGCGGTTTCCAACGGCCGTGCAGAGGTGATTCTCGGCCGCGGATCGAGCACCGAATCCTTCCCGCTCTTCGGCTACGAACTCAGCGATTACGACCGTCTTTTCGAGGAGAAGGTCAGCCTGTTCGCCGAGCTTCTGAAAGAGAAGCCGGTCTCCTGGTCCGGTACCACCCGGCCGAGCCTGGACGGCCTGTCCGTCTTTCCGCACAGCGAGTCGGGCGCGATCCCGACCTGGCTCGGTGTCGGCGGCAGCCCCGAGTCGGTGGTCCGCACGGCTCGGCACGGCTTCTCGCTGATGCTCGCGATCATCGGTGGCCCGACGGCCCGGTTCGCTCCGTTCGCCGATCTCTTCCGTGAGGCCCTCGACAAGCTCGGTCAGCCGGCCCGGCCCGTCGGTGTCCACTCTCCCGGCCACGTGGCTGCGACGGACGAGCAGGCGGTGGATGAGTTCTGGCCGTACTACGAGAACACGATGCGGATGGTGGCACGCCAACGCGGTTTCCGCGCGCCGACGTTCGAGCACTTCAGGCACGACGTCGGCCCCGATGGAGCCTTGTACGTCGGGTCGCCCGAAACCGTGGCACGGAAGATCGCCACCACGCTCCGGACACTGGGCGCGAGCCGTTTCGACCTGAAGTACGGGATGAACGGTCTGCCGCACAAGGAACTGATGACCACCATCGAGCTCTTCGGCACCCAGGTGGCGCCGCTGGTGCGCGACATGATGACCTCCTGA
- a CDS encoding RNA-guided endonuclease InsQ/TnpB family protein, translating to MIRAYKFLMRPTARQSVALGEMLRDHCSLYNGALEERRDAYRHPSKTSIRYGQQSAQLKDIRAFDPERQGRWSFSSQQATLRRLDKAFVAFFRRVTVGQTPGYPRFRGVSWFDTVEFPKEGDGVRWDSTPHDRVTRVRFQGIGHVKVNQHRPVAGKVKTVSVKREGRKWFVVLTAEQDQPERLPATGSMVGIDLGIANFLADSGGGFVPNPRHARKAAVKLQAAQQALSRFPRRKVKNRTANHQRAVEKVASLHGKVRRQRFDHAHKTALHLVREHDFIAHEDLKIRNMSKAPAPRPDPEVPGSFLPNGAAAKAGLNRSIADAGWGVFLAILNAKAESAGREVMAVDPRNTSRRCPACGHTAKENRPTQAKFHCTACGHTAHADTVGALNVLRAGLVRRNADTA from the coding sequence GTGATTCGTGCGTACAAGTTTCTGATGCGGCCCACCGCCCGGCAGTCGGTCGCGCTCGGTGAGATGCTGCGCGATCATTGCTCCCTGTACAACGGGGCGTTAGAGGAACGGCGCGATGCCTACCGTCATCCCTCGAAGACGAGCATCAGGTACGGGCAGCAGTCCGCCCAGCTCAAGGACATCCGGGCGTTCGATCCGGAGCGTCAGGGGCGTTGGTCGTTCTCCTCGCAGCAGGCCACGCTGCGCCGTCTGGACAAGGCCTTCGTCGCGTTCTTCCGCCGGGTCACAGTCGGCCAGACTCCGGGGTATCCGCGTTTTCGTGGGGTGAGCTGGTTCGACACGGTGGAGTTCCCGAAGGAGGGCGACGGGGTCCGGTGGGACTCCACCCCGCACGACCGGGTGACCCGCGTCCGCTTCCAGGGCATCGGGCATGTCAAGGTCAACCAGCACCGGCCCGTGGCCGGCAAGGTCAAGACCGTCTCGGTCAAGCGTGAGGGCCGCAAGTGGTTCGTCGTGCTGACTGCCGAACAGGACCAGCCCGAACGGCTCCCGGCAACGGGCAGCATGGTCGGCATCGACCTGGGCATCGCGAACTTCCTCGCCGACTCGGGCGGCGGGTTCGTGCCCAACCCGAGGCACGCTCGCAAGGCCGCTGTGAAGCTTCAGGCCGCGCAGCAGGCCCTGTCCCGGTTCCCGCGGCGCAAGGTGAAGAACCGCACGGCCAACCATCAGCGTGCGGTGGAGAAGGTCGCGTCCCTGCACGGCAAGGTGCGGCGCCAGCGGTTCGACCACGCGCACAAGACCGCCCTCCACCTGGTCCGTGAGCACGACTTCATCGCGCACGAAGACCTTAAGATCCGCAACATGAGCAAGGCGCCCGCACCGAGACCGGACCCCGAGGTCCCCGGCAGTTTCCTGCCCAACGGGGCCGCCGCCAAGGCCGGGCTCAACCGTTCCATTGCAGATGCTGGTTGGGGGGTGTTCCTCGCGATCCTGAATGCCAAGGCTGAGAGTGCCGGGCGGGAAGTGATGGCCGTGGACCCCCGCAACACCTCCCGGCGGTGTCCCGCATGCGGGCACACCGCGAAGGAGAACCGGCCCACACAGGCGAAGTTCCACTGCACCGCGTGCGGCCACACCGCGCACGCCGACACGGTGGGCGCCCTGAACGTTCTACGGGCCGGGCTGGTCCGTCGCAACGCCGACACGGCTTAG
- a CDS encoding phospholipase D-like domain-containing protein, whose product MKRTFTLITALVFTVLSLTTAHAAVKKAKPPLSCESRTFTSSPGPRFNDPEDPAAQMKIMGPIIESINSASCGQTIRVAMYSISIAQPGPDFANALIAAHQRGVIVKALMDAHSDNSIWQSMVTELGNDPRASSFAALCPGGCLSHYGGSALHAKYYMLSGGLDANRTVTVSSANPTSAQASTAWNSSATVKGNVDLYNSYVRYFTAMARGAIYGPGPLAPDYYNSTSATAARKLSPPSYQWPKARNRSDTWVDFLSNIKAPATINIAMFQWTSHGQPGDRNYLELPKKLVSLARTGVKIHILITAGQVDDSVQSYLKNRPNIDVHDTTHGTDANGNALHYTHDKYMMVSGSYAGASDSRIVFVGSSNWTSNGVWHNDESNLKLIGRSSYDTFMADWQNQYDRCCGTVPRQLSAEKRAENTAREIPIDPRQVQE is encoded by the coding sequence ATGAAGCGAACGTTCACGTTGATCACCGCGCTGGTCTTCACCGTACTGTCGCTGACAACGGCGCACGCCGCGGTCAAGAAGGCCAAGCCCCCGCTCAGTTGCGAGTCTCGGACGTTCACCTCCAGCCCGGGCCCGCGCTTCAACGACCCGGAGGACCCCGCCGCCCAGATGAAGATCATGGGCCCGATCATCGAATCGATCAACAGCGCCAGCTGCGGGCAGACCATCCGCGTCGCCATGTACTCGATCAGCATCGCACAGCCGGGCCCGGACTTCGCCAACGCCCTTATCGCCGCGCACCAGCGCGGCGTCATCGTAAAGGCGCTGATGGACGCTCACAGCGACAATTCGATCTGGCAGTCGATGGTCACCGAGTTGGGTAACGACCCGCGAGCCTCCAGCTTCGCCGCGCTGTGCCCGGGCGGCTGCCTGTCCCACTACGGCGGCTCCGCCCTCCACGCGAAGTACTACATGCTCAGCGGCGGGCTCGATGCGAACAGGACCGTGACCGTCAGCAGCGCCAACCCCACCTCCGCCCAGGCCAGCACCGCGTGGAACAGCAGCGCCACCGTCAAGGGCAACGTCGACCTGTACAACTCCTACGTCCGCTACTTCACCGCCATGGCCAGGGGGGCGATCTACGGCCCGGGCCCGCTGGCACCCGACTACTACAACTCCACCAGCGCCACGGCCGCCAGGAAACTGTCCCCGCCCTCCTACCAGTGGCCCAAGGCGCGCAACAGAAGCGACACCTGGGTCGACTTCCTGAGCAACATCAAGGCGCCGGCCACGATCAACATCGCCATGTTCCAGTGGACCTCTCACGGGCAGCCGGGCGACCGGAACTATCTGGAGCTGCCGAAGAAGCTGGTGAGTCTGGCACGAACCGGCGTCAAGATCCACATTCTCATCACCGCCGGCCAGGTAGATGACAGCGTGCAGAGCTACCTGAAGAACCGGCCGAATATCGACGTGCACGACACCACCCACGGCACCGACGCGAACGGCAACGCTCTGCACTACACGCACGACAAGTACATGATGGTCAGCGGCAGTTACGCGGGTGCGTCCGACTCCAGGATCGTGTTCGTCGGGTCCTCGAACTGGACGAGCAACGGCGTCTGGCACAACGACGAGTCGAACCTGAAGCTGATCGGCCGGTCCAGCTACGACACGTTCATGGCGGACTGGCAGAACCAGTACGACCGCTGCTGCGGGACCGTGCCGCGGCAGTTGAGCGCCGAGAAGCGCGCCGAGAATACGGCACGAGAGATTCCGATCGATCCGAGGCAGGTCCAGGAATAG
- a CDS encoding transketolase, with product MTIKTAAPALPYRDLNRLMSLMTGDEKHGPAATSTLDALWVLYHRVLRVTPATVDDPERDRFLLSKGHGPMAYYAVLVAHGFFDEDLLPGFGGYDSPLGHHPDRLLVPGAEIGSGSLGHGLPLAVGSVLGLRAQGLTGPRVWVLIGDAELDEGSNHEAIAYAGPAGLDQLHTLVIDNASATHGRPGGIASRFEAAGWWALTVDGRDHEALYAAFTAAHPGRPLAVIARVAPKS from the coding sequence ATGACGATCAAGACCGCCGCACCGGCGCTCCCGTACCGCGACCTGAACCGCCTGATGAGCCTGATGACGGGCGACGAGAAACACGGGCCCGCGGCCACCTCGACCCTCGACGCACTCTGGGTGCTGTACCACCGCGTGCTGCGCGTCACACCGGCCACGGTGGACGATCCTGAGCGCGACAGGTTCCTGCTCTCGAAGGGGCACGGGCCGATGGCGTACTACGCCGTCCTCGTCGCGCACGGCTTCTTCGACGAGGATCTGCTGCCCGGTTTCGGCGGGTACGACTCGCCGCTGGGACACCACCCGGACCGATTGCTCGTCCCGGGCGCCGAGATCGGCAGCGGATCACTGGGACACGGGCTGCCGCTGGCCGTCGGCAGCGTGCTCGGCCTGCGGGCGCAGGGGCTCACCGGTCCCCGGGTCTGGGTCCTGATCGGGGACGCCGAGCTGGACGAGGGCAGTAATCACGAGGCGATCGCCTACGCCGGTCCGGCCGGCCTCGACCAGCTGCACACCCTGGTGATCGACAACGCCTCCGCGACCCATGGCCGGCCCGGCGGCATCGCGTCCAGGTTCGAGGCGGCCGGCTGGTGGGCCCTGACCGTGGACGGGCGCGATCACGAGGCGCTGTACGCGGCGTTCACCGCAGCGCACCCCGGCCGACCCCTCGCAGTGATCGCCCGCGTCGCCCCCAAGAGCTGA
- a CDS encoding transketolase family protein, translated as MDTMRERFITTASHLLDDDPRLAVVLAEISRDGFDRAERTHPDRVINVGIREQLLIGAGAGLALTGMRPIIHTFAPFLVERPFEQVKLDFGHQGVSGVLVSAGGSYDWPAAGITHMAPGDVALMDTLDGWTVQVPGHPDEAETLLREAAAGEGRVYLRLSLQQNERARPVGAGSGSTPVREGSQGVVIAVGPMLDNVLAATDGLDVTVLYATTVRPFDAAGLRRAVGARETADAVIVEPYLSGTSTGVVNDALADVPHRVLGLGVGRAELRRYGQMDEQIAAHGLDPRGLRERIGGFLNS; from the coding sequence ATGGACACCATGCGTGAACGCTTCATCACCACCGCGTCCCACCTCCTGGACGACGACCCCAGGCTCGCCGTCGTGCTGGCCGAGATCAGCCGCGACGGCTTCGACCGGGCCGAGCGCACCCATCCGGACCGGGTGATCAATGTCGGCATCCGGGAGCAGCTGCTGATCGGCGCCGGGGCCGGACTGGCGCTGACCGGGATGCGGCCGATCATCCACACGTTCGCCCCCTTCCTGGTGGAGCGGCCGTTCGAGCAGGTGAAGCTCGACTTCGGGCATCAGGGCGTGTCCGGGGTACTGGTCAGCGCCGGAGGTTCGTACGACTGGCCGGCCGCGGGCATCACCCATATGGCACCGGGCGATGTCGCCCTGATGGACACCCTCGACGGCTGGACCGTGCAGGTCCCGGGCCACCCCGACGAGGCCGAGACCCTGCTGCGCGAGGCCGCCGCCGGGGAGGGCCGGGTCTATCTGCGGCTCTCGCTCCAGCAGAACGAGCGGGCCCGGCCGGTCGGCGCCGGGTCCGGATCGACTCCGGTGCGGGAGGGGAGCCAAGGCGTGGTGATCGCCGTCGGGCCCATGCTCGACAATGTGCTCGCAGCGACGGACGGCCTGGATGTCACGGTGCTGTACGCGACGACGGTGCGCCCGTTCGACGCGGCGGGGCTGCGGCGGGCGGTCGGGGCGAGGGAGACGGCGGACGCGGTGATCGTGGAGCCGTACCTGTCGGGCACCTCGACGGGCGTGGTCAACGACGCACTCGCCGATGTGCCGCACCGGGTACTGGGGCTCGGGGTGGGCAGGGCCGAACTGCGCCGCTACGGGCAGATGGACGAGCAAATCGCCGCGCACGGCCTGGATCCGCGCGGGCTACGGGAGCGGATCGGCGGCTTCCTGAACAGCTGA
- a CDS encoding ThuA domain-containing protein translates to MSHHPPLRDPLSRQHLPSRHPSRGLPSPLLALTALLALVLGLLVASPPRAHAAPFRVLVYSEVTNFRHDSIPAGVDAIKKLGAENGFDVEATDDSAVFNDTDLARFQAIVFNNTNSTPETGDLLSADERAALQKFIRGGGGWVGLHAASASERDWDWYEGLVGAIFDQHPAVQTGRIKVLDHAHPSTKGLPDLWERTEEWYNWRTNPTSKVHTLAQIKVRDGITGLDEGVDHPWSWCQNYDGGRSWFTAGGHAASAFQEQGFVKHLLGGIEWAAGAKSGDCTATRTGSFQRTALATSDLADPFELAVAPDRRVFFAQRTGKLKVIDQQTMKVTTALDFAYTPEMTSQSDGLLGLALDPGFATNNWLYLLHSDKTEKRLNLSRFTVTGNTVDPASEKRLLTIPTWRGEGRANSHMAGSLAFDKDGNLYAATGDNTDPFASDGFNPIDESEGRRAWDAQGTAGNTNDLRGKILRITPKDDGTYTVPEGNLFSPGKEKTRPEIYAMGMRNPFRITTDPLSGALMVADYGPDAKAAVADRGPEGTVEYTRITKAGNFGWPYCIGNNTPFNDYDFAAKKSGPKFDCAALVNDSPNNTGLRELPPAQPATVWYAYSASAEFPELGTGGGGPMSGPVYDYDPDNTYRTKFPEYFEGKWLTYELTRQWFKTFSFQQKDQTFTDPRFAPVKAGDLQSINGVFADMKWNQPFDADFGPDGALYVIDFGLGSGTGRGGSNEGAGIYRIDYVGDGRLPNAKITASRDSGPAPLTVAFSSAGSGLPEGQPVTYAWDFDGNGTTDSTEPNPSYTYRTKGLITARLTVTGPGGLTAQAVQDITVGNTRPEVTIKQPPNGGMFSFGDTIAFTVKVKDKEDGRNGQPIDCSRVVVQSQLGHDTHLHPLDNYTGCTGEIVTDAGDSHGPGQNLYYGITAQYEDKGAPGAPALTGSTSLTLRTTFREAEHFTATGGAHDGVVVASRADASGGKRLTEIEDADWISFDPVHLKNIDSVTVGAASGGIGGTVEFRSGSPTGPLLGKVTVPNTGDWGKVVSPTTALENPGSSVKLYAVFSNPDWSSDKADLFAVDWLHFNGPGVEKKPGTKVKVKAAPATGTSPLAVALSGVVEPVAGRTITSYHWDFGDNVKPTGAEGATATHTYDRKGAYTAHLTVTDDKGDTSTGSVRIDVS, encoded by the coding sequence ATGAGTCACCACCCGCCCCTCAGAGATCCGCTGAGCAGACAACACCTGCCGAGCAGGCACCCCTCGCGAGGATTACCGTCGCCTCTCCTCGCTCTCACCGCACTCCTGGCCCTGGTCCTCGGCCTGCTGGTGGCCTCGCCACCCCGCGCCCACGCGGCCCCCTTCCGGGTCCTGGTCTATTCCGAGGTCACCAACTTCAGGCACGACTCGATCCCCGCAGGGGTCGACGCGATCAAGAAGCTCGGCGCGGAGAACGGCTTCGACGTGGAGGCCACCGACGATTCGGCGGTCTTCAACGACACCGATCTCGCCCGCTTCCAGGCCATCGTCTTCAACAACACCAACTCCACCCCGGAGACAGGTGACTTGCTGAGTGCCGACGAGCGGGCCGCCCTGCAGAAGTTCATACGCGGGGGCGGCGGCTGGGTAGGGCTGCATGCCGCGTCCGCCAGCGAACGCGACTGGGACTGGTACGAGGGACTGGTCGGCGCGATCTTCGACCAGCATCCCGCCGTGCAGACCGGCCGGATCAAGGTCCTCGACCATGCGCACCCGTCCACCAAGGGCCTTCCGGACCTCTGGGAGCGCACGGAGGAGTGGTACAACTGGCGCACCAACCCGACCTCCAAGGTGCACACGCTCGCGCAGATCAAGGTGCGCGACGGCATCACCGGTCTGGACGAGGGCGTGGACCATCCGTGGTCCTGGTGCCAGAACTACGACGGCGGACGCTCCTGGTTCACCGCGGGCGGGCATGCGGCGTCGGCCTTCCAGGAGCAGGGCTTCGTCAAGCATCTGCTGGGCGGCATCGAATGGGCCGCGGGTGCCAAGTCGGGTGACTGCACGGCGACCCGTACCGGTTCGTTCCAGCGCACCGCCCTGGCCACCAGCGATCTCGCCGACCCGTTCGAGCTGGCCGTCGCCCCCGACCGCCGGGTGTTCTTCGCCCAGCGCACCGGGAAGCTGAAGGTCATCGACCAGCAGACCATGAAGGTCACGACGGCACTGGACTTCGCGTACACACCGGAGATGACCAGCCAGTCCGACGGGCTGCTCGGCCTCGCGCTCGATCCCGGCTTCGCCACGAACAACTGGCTCTATCTCCTGCACTCCGACAAGACGGAGAAGCGGCTCAACCTGTCCCGCTTCACCGTGACCGGCAACACGGTCGACCCGGCGTCGGAGAAGCGACTGCTGACCATTCCGACCTGGCGGGGCGAGGGCCGGGCCAACTCCCACATGGCAGGTTCGCTCGCCTTCGACAAGGACGGCAATCTGTACGCGGCGACGGGCGACAACACCGACCCGTTCGCCTCGGACGGCTTCAACCCGATCGACGAGAGCGAGGGCCGGCGCGCCTGGGACGCCCAGGGCACGGCGGGCAACACGAACGATCTGCGCGGCAAGATCCTGCGCATCACGCCGAAGGACGACGGCACGTACACCGTCCCGGAGGGCAATCTCTTCTCGCCCGGTAAGGAGAAGACGCGTCCGGAGATCTACGCGATGGGGATGCGCAACCCGTTCCGGATCACCACGGATCCGCTGAGCGGCGCGCTGATGGTCGCCGACTACGGCCCGGACGCCAAGGCCGCGGTCGCCGACCGCGGGCCCGAGGGCACGGTCGAGTACACCCGTATCACCAAGGCGGGGAACTTCGGCTGGCCGTACTGCATCGGCAACAACACCCCTTTCAACGACTACGACTTCGCGGCGAAGAAGTCGGGCCCGAAGTTCGACTGTGCGGCGCTCGTCAACGATTCGCCGAACAACACCGGGCTGCGGGAGCTGCCGCCTGCCCAGCCGGCCACGGTCTGGTACGCCTACTCCGCGTCCGCCGAATTCCCGGAGCTCGGCACCGGCGGTGGTGGCCCGATGAGCGGTCCGGTCTACGACTACGACCCCGACAACACGTACCGCACCAAGTTCCCCGAGTACTTCGAGGGGAAGTGGCTCACCTACGAGCTGACCCGCCAGTGGTTCAAGACGTTCTCGTTCCAGCAGAAGGACCAGACGTTCACCGATCCGCGGTTCGCTCCGGTCAAGGCCGGTGATCTCCAGTCGATCAACGGCGTCTTCGCGGACATGAAATGGAACCAGCCGTTCGATGCCGACTTCGGCCCCGACGGAGCGCTGTACGTCATCGACTTCGGCCTCGGCAGCGGCACCGGACGCGGCGGCAGCAACGAAGGGGCGGGCATCTACCGGATCGACTACGTCGGTGACGGACGGCTGCCCAACGCGAAGATCACCGCGAGCCGGGACAGCGGTCCGGCACCGCTCACCGTCGCGTTCTCCAGCGCGGGATCCGGCCTGCCGGAGGGTCAACCGGTCACCTATGCCTGGGACTTCGACGGCAACGGCACCACCGACTCGACGGAGCCGAACCCCTCGTACACGTACCGCACCAAGGGGCTCATCACGGCACGCCTGACCGTCACCGGGCCCGGTGGTCTGACCGCGCAGGCCGTGCAGGACATCACCGTCGGCAACACCAGGCCCGAGGTGACGATCAAACAGCCGCCGAACGGGGGGATGTTCAGCTTCGGCGACACCATTGCGTTCACGGTCAAGGTGAAGGACAAGGAGGACGGGCGGAACGGGCAGCCGATCGACTGCTCCCGGGTGGTCGTACAGTCGCAGCTCGGCCACGACACCCATCTGCATCCGCTCGACAACTACACCGGCTGCACGGGCGAGATCGTCACGGACGCCGGGGACAGCCACGGCCCGGGACAGAACCTGTACTACGGGATCACCGCCCAGTACGAGGACAAGGGTGCCCCCGGCGCACCCGCGCTCACCGGCTCGACCTCGCTGACGCTGCGCACCACGTTCCGTGAGGCGGAGCACTTCACGGCGACCGGCGGCGCGCACGACGGTGTGGTGGTCGCGAGCAGGGCCGACGCCTCCGGCGGTAAGCGGCTGACCGAGATCGAGGACGCCGACTGGATCAGCTTCGATCCGGTGCATCTGAAGAACATCGACTCGGTGACGGTCGGCGCGGCCTCCGGCGGGATCGGTGGCACCGTGGAGTTCCGGTCCGGGTCCCCGACGGGTCCCCTGCTCGGCAAGGTGACCGTTCCGAACACCGGTGACTGGGGCAAGGTCGTCTCGCCGACGACGGCCCTGGAGAACCCGGGAAGCAGTGTGAAGCTGTACGCGGTGTTCAGCAATCCGGATTGGTCGAGCGACAAAGCAGATCTGTTCGCGGTGGACTGGCTGCACTTCAACGGGCCCGGCGTCGAGAAGAAGCCCGGTACGAAGGTCAAGGTGAAAGCGGCCCCGGCCACAGGCACGTCGCCGCTCGCCGTCGCGCTGAGCGGTGTGGTCGAGCCGGTCGCCGGTCGCACCATCACCTCGTACCACTGGGACTTCGGCGACAACGTCAAACCCACGGGCGCGGAAGGCGCGACCGCGACACACACCTACGACCGCAAGGGTGCGTACACCGCACATCTGACCGTCACCGACGACAAGGGCGACACGAGCACCGGTTCCGTCCGCATCGACGTGAGCTGA
- a CDS encoding sugar phosphate isomerase/epimerase family protein, with amino-acid sequence MNSTRRAFLGTALGAAAAAGLGTAPASAAGSDRCRRIPPSGIGMHLYTMRTTLATDFRGTLERLAEIGYATVGVSGRHGNSAADIRRMLDETRLKAVLEHVGYDIVRGAGLPQALEDIHTLGGKWIVVPSLPGSLHSPAGYREAAREFNKAGLAARESGLKLLYHNHGTDHQVVDGVSLYDILLAETDPELVGFELDLYWAANGGASAPGELFVRHPRRFPALHVKDMAPDGDFADVGSGVLDFPTMFDTARQGGVKQWLVEHDSPADPFASALASYTYLSRLRY; translated from the coding sequence ATGAACAGCACACGACGTGCGTTTCTCGGTACGGCTCTGGGTGCCGCCGCGGCCGCCGGTCTCGGTACGGCCCCGGCGTCCGCCGCAGGGTCCGACCGCTGCCGCCGCATACCGCCGTCCGGGATCGGCATGCACCTGTACACGATGCGCACGACGCTCGCGACGGACTTCCGGGGCACGCTGGAACGGCTCGCGGAGATCGGGTACGCCACGGTCGGGGTGAGCGGCCGGCACGGCAACAGCGCCGCCGACATCCGGCGGATGCTCGACGAGACACGGCTCAAGGCGGTCCTCGAACATGTCGGGTACGACATCGTGCGGGGAGCCGGGCTGCCGCAGGCGCTGGAGGACATCCACACGCTGGGCGGCAAGTGGATCGTCGTGCCGAGTCTGCCGGGGTCGCTGCACAGTCCGGCCGGATACCGGGAGGCGGCACGGGAGTTCAACAAGGCGGGGCTGGCGGCCCGCGAATCCGGGCTGAAGCTGCTGTACCACAATCACGGCACGGACCATCAGGTGGTGGACGGTGTCAGCCTGTACGACATCCTGCTCGCCGAGACCGATCCGGAACTCGTCGGCTTCGAGCTGGATCTGTACTGGGCGGCCAACGGGGGCGCCTCGGCGCCCGGCGAGCTGTTCGTACGCCATCCCCGGCGCTTCCCGGCGCTGCATGTGAAGGACATGGCTCCGGACGGGGACTTCGCCGATGTCGGGTCGGGGGTGCTGGACTTCCCCACGATGTTCGACACTGCGCGACAGGGCGGGGTGAAGCAGTGGCTGGTGGAGCACGACTCGCCGGCTGATCCGTTCGCGTCGGCACTCGCCAGCTATACGTATCTGTCGCGGCTGCGGTACTGA
- a CDS encoding TetR/AcrR family transcriptional regulator has product MAGSEIKEAALRKLAEGGVAALALTRIAKDMGLSGPALYRYFASRDDLLNALIRDAYDEAAAAMAEAAARSTAASQGPRAHLHSLAEAYRAWAVAEPHRYLLIQGAPVPGYVAPADTLDRARAVLGPFLPVFAGGSPEAEVVGVVDQMTAWAGSDAAVAVAGWVAEYVPAAAGDTGMSGLALAGAVLAWAQLHGSVGLEAAGQFAGMGHGGDTLLAAQTEMLANAFALA; this is encoded by the coding sequence GTGGCCGGGTCGGAGATCAAGGAAGCCGCCCTCCGGAAACTCGCCGAGGGGGGTGTCGCGGCGCTCGCGCTGACCCGTATCGCCAAGGACATGGGGCTCTCCGGCCCGGCGCTCTACCGCTACTTCGCCAGCCGCGACGATCTGCTGAACGCGCTGATCAGGGACGCGTACGACGAAGCGGCGGCGGCCATGGCCGAAGCGGCCGCCCGTTCCACGGCCGCCTCACAAGGCCCGCGCGCACACCTGCACTCACTCGCGGAGGCCTACCGGGCCTGGGCCGTCGCCGAGCCGCATCGCTACCTGTTGATCCAGGGCGCCCCGGTGCCGGGCTATGTCGCACCGGCCGACACCCTGGACCGGGCCCGGGCCGTGCTCGGGCCGTTCCTGCCGGTCTTCGCGGGCGGGTCGCCGGAGGCCGAAGTGGTCGGCGTGGTGGACCAGATGACGGCGTGGGCCGGGTCGGACGCGGCCGTGGCCGTGGCCGGATGGGTGGCCGAGTATGTGCCGGCCGCCGCCGGCGACACCGGGATGTCGGGGCTGGCTCTGGCCGGCGCCGTGCTCGCCTGGGCGCAACTGCACGGATCGGTCGGGCTCGAGGCGGCCGGCCAGTTCGCGGGTATGGGACACGGCGGCGACACGCTGCTGGCCGCGCAGACCGAGATGCTGGCGAACGCGTTCGCACTGGCGTGA